In Stanieria sp. NIES-3757, the DNA window ATCGTTCACAATTTGGGTGGAAATGCCAAAAAACGTCGAGAAAAAGTAGCCTATCTCTTAGAAAGGGTTGGTTTAAATCCTGATTGGATGAATCGCTACCCCCACGAGTTTTCTGGCGGACAAAGACAAAGAATCTGTATTGCTCGTGCCTTGATCTTACAACCCCAGTTTATCATCTGTGATGAATCGGTTTCTGCTTTAGATGTTTCCGTACAAGCGCAGGTATTAAATCTCTTAAAAAAATTACAACAGGAAGATAACTTAACTTACATTTTCATCTCTCACGATCTGAGTGTAGTTAAATTTATGAGCGATCGCATTATGGTAATGAATAAAGGTAAAATTGAAGAAATTAATGCTGCCGAGCAAGTTTATTATCATCCTCAAAGCGAATATACTCGCAAATTAATTGCCTCAATTCCTCAAGGTAAGTTTTCCGAAGTAGGTGAGTAAGGCAAGTAAAGATTTGATAATTTACGTATCTAATCGGTTTTTTCGAGCCAAAAATTAGATGCTCATCAGCTATTTATGACAAAATTATGAGTAATACGTAGTTGAACTTCTAATCGAGCAATTTTAATCCTGCTTGAGAAATATTCCTAACTGGAAAAAATAATTTTAAACTTAACATAAGGCTGTACTAATAAATTTTAATGTTAATCTATGTTCAACTTATTGATATAGCCCTTGATTCAAGGGGTTTATAACCCCTAACTTTCCGAGCGTTTTTCTCACCTTAGTTAAGGGGATATTGCTATAGTGAGCCATCATTTAGAGCCGTACTACAAAGTCCTAGGACTAGAATTAGGAGCATCCCTCGAAGAGATCAACAAAGCTTACAAAACTTTAGCATTTGTTTGGCATCCAGATCGCTTTCCTCAAGAAAATCAAGAGTTGATTCGTTCAGCAGCGGAAAAATTAAAAGAAATTAATCACGCTCGCGATTTGTTGCGTTCATTTCATCGTCAAAATCCTCAGCCTTATTCTCAACCAAAACCCCAACCGAGAACTTATCATCAGACTCACCAGCAACCAAAACCCCAATCAAAAGCTTATCATCAGACTTATCAACAACCTAAATCCCAATCAAAGGCTTATAATCAGACTCAGCAGCAATCAAAACAGTCTTACTCTTATAATCCACGCGCTTATTCTAGTTATTCTACTAAGAAAGAAAATGTTCGTTCTCAATCCGAGTCAGTTAATTCATACTACAGACCGTATTATCAAGACTTAAAAGGAGCGGATCTGAGTCGAGCTAATTTGAAAGAAAAAGACTTTTCTGGCAGAAATTTAAGTGGTGCTAATCTCCAAGGTGCCGATTTGAGCGATAGTTTTTTACATAAAGTCAATTTAGAAGAAGCGAATTTACAAGGAGCAAATCTTTTCAGAGCTAATTTATTAAAAGCCAATTTGAAAAAAGCAAATTTACGAGATACCAATTTAATTGGTGCAGACTTTAGTGGCGCAGACTTGAGTGGTGCTGATTTGACTGGTGCCAAAATGGGAAGTGGTCAAAAAATTATGGTTAAATTAACTGGAACTATTTTGAAAGGAACAATTTTTCCTGATGGCTCGATTCATCCTTAGTAGAGACGTATCTTGGTGAGCGTTCCTTTGCGCCCGCAGGTGGCGCAGGGTCTCACCGCAACATGTTACGTTTGTACAAAAATTGAAAGTCCTTTTAATTGCTTCTTTCTGCCTCCTGTTTCCATTAATTTTATAGCTATCCAACCAAAGCCGATCTAAGTAGAGAAAAAAATCCCCGTTGATGTTACGGGGAAAACAAAATTTTGTTTAAAATTTAAATTTCTTTTTGCAACAAATCCTTAATGACTTGATGTTCGGTTAATTCTTGTTCGGGAGGAATTTGACGAGAATCGGTAATCAACCAATCTAAAGCTGCTGCTTGGACATCAATTGCTGCTCCAGTTTTATCAACACAATATCGTCCAAAAACCAATTTATCTACTAGACGTACTCCTGTACCAAGACGAGAATATTCAAAGATAACACTATTATCTACTGTTGCTCCGCTACAAATCCAACAATTAGGACCGATCATAGTTGGACCAATAATGGTTGCTCCATCTTCAATTTTAGTCATGCTACCGATGTAGACAGGCCCTTGAATATTGACCTTATCCCAGTTAACCGCCACATTTAAACCTGTATAAATACCGGGTAACACTTCTGTCCCAGGAATTTGAACATTTTTAATTTCTCTATTGAGAACACCACGAATAGCTTGCCAATAATCAGGAACTTTACCAATATCAACCCACTCAAAATCCATCGATACCGCATAAAAAGGCGCACCCATGGCAACTAATTTGGGGAATAAATCGCCACCGATATCGTATTTTTGTTGGGGAGGAATATAGTTAAAAATTTCTGGTTCAAAGATATAAATACCTGAATTAATTTCGGTACTTAATGCTTCTTCTACGGAAGGTTTTTCTTGGAAAGATTTAATTCTTCCTTCATCGTCGGTAACTACGACTCCATAGCTTGAGACTTCTTCTTTCGGTACAGACTTAGTTATAATTGTTGCGATCGCACCTTTGGCTCTATGCCATTTAACTGCTGTGGTTAAATCTAAATCAATGAGAGCGTCACCGCAAAGTACAATAAAAGTATCATCAAAGAAAGTATTAAAATCCTGAATTTTTCTCAGACCACCAGCAGAACCAAGAGCTTCACCGACTAATTTACCATCAACAATTCTTCCTTCAAAGGAATAGCCAATATCAACTCCAAAACGTTGACCGTCACGAAAATAGCTTTCAATTTCATTAGCCAAATGACTAACGTTCACCATAATTTGGTCAAAACCATGCTGCCTTAGTAGTTCTAACAAAAACTCCATGACGGGCTTTTGTAGAATTGGAATCAGGGGCTTAGGAATGGTATATGTGATCGGACGTACGCGAGTGCCTTTACCAGCAGCCAAAATCATGGCTTTCATGAAAGCTTCTCCTCAACCAGATGCCGTTAACTATATAAACTACTTAAACTATTCCAGTTTATCAGCAATATTACCTCAAAGCTAAAGTTTAACTTAAGCATTTAGTGGTCTAATACTTAAATCCTGATAAAATTCTTGCTGAGATAACTCTACTTTAGATTGAGAAGAAAGTAATAATAAAGCCCAAAAAATCCCCGCTCGTTCTGAAGTAGGATGATTTTCATGAGAGTTAGTTTCCTGTGGGCGATCGCTATTTTGCCAGCAGTGTACAAGTTGTTCCCAATCAATATAATTTTGTTGAGGAAATAATTGCGGTAAATTACGATACAGGAATTGTTCGAGTTGAATTGCCAATTCAGTTAAATTTTCATTGTGAGCTAATTGTGCGATCGCACGCATTGCCTCTTGACGGGAACGAGAAGAGCGACGGGGCGTAGCATTAGGAGCAACAGCGACAGCTTCTAGTTCGGCAGCAATGTGTTCTAGTTGTTCGATTAATTCTTGTAAAGTAACACGGCGAGTCCGAACTGGGGCAGCAGCAGAACGTCGTTTGAGATGATCTTCTAAATTAAGAGGTAGACGACGATTAGTTGGTGCTAAAGCAAATTCTTCTTCCTCCAAACTTTCTAGAATCTCTAACTCTGGTTCTTGCAATAATTGTAGAGTTTCCGCTTTGAGTAAAACTAACATCGATGCCCAAACAAAGGCTTGACCAGATTGAGGTAAATTTGCTTCGACTTGGTTAGCATCAAGGGAATCGTTCAGACCTAATTCTCCTAAAAAACGGTCAATAATATCAATTACAGGAACATCCCACGGATTAATTTCTCCATTTTCCGCCAATTCAATAATTTTTGCGATCGCTTCGTGAGCAGGGGTGATAGCCATTCGTTACCATAATGAGCGATTTAGCTATAAGTATATAAAAGGCTATTCCATCTGTCCCTAAAATATGAATCCTTTTGCTAATTTAATTGGTCAATCTCAAGCTGTAGACTTACTGCAACGAGCAATTCAACTGAAACGCATTGCACCTGCTTATTTATTTGTCGGTGCGGATGGGATTGGTAAAAGTATGGCTGCTGCAAATTTTGCTCAATTATTGCTCAGTTTAGACGTACCAGAACACAAACAAAATTTACTACCAAAGCGAATTCAAAATCGTAATCATCCCGATTTGTTATGGATAGAACCTACTTATTTAGAAAAAGGAGAATTAATTACCAATCAAGAAGCTTTAACCAGAGGATTAAAGAGAAAAAGCCCGCCTCAAATTCGGATTGAGCAAATTCGGTCGATTACCGAGTTTTTAAGTCGTCCGCCTCTGGAAGCTCAACGTTTATTAGTGGTGATTGAATCGGCTCAAACTATTGGAGAAGGAGCAGCCAATGCTTTGTTAAAAACCTTAGAAGAGCCTGGAAAAGCTACTATTGTGATGATCGCCGTCAATCCAGACTCTTTATTACCTACCTTAGTTTCTCGTTGTCAGTGCGTTCCTTTTGCGCGCCTATCAACCAGTAATTTACAAAAAATTCTGCAACAACAAGGCTATCAAGAGATTTTAGAACATCCAGAAATTTTAGCCTTAGCACAAGGAAGCCCAGGAAATGCGATCGCAGCTTGGCAGCAATGGCAAGCAATTTCTCCCGAGTTACGTCAGCAACTCAAAAAACTTCCTAATCATCCTCTAGAAGCATTAAATTTAGCTCGCGCAATCGACCGAGAATTAGATACTCAAGCTCAGATTTGGTTAGTAGATTATTTACAATATTATTATTGGCATCATCAACTTAGACCAGAATTAGTTAAACAATGGGAAAAAGCTCGTCAATATTTGCTTAATTATGTTCAACCCCGTCTAGTTTGGGAATGTATTTTTTTACAATTAGCTAATCAAAATTAAACAATTAATTAGGTTGTTCTTGAACAATTTGAACTTGTCGGCGACTTTCTAAATCATGGTAGTACGACAAGCTTGCTACTATAAAACCAAGCAAAATCACAAGAGCAGAAAAAATGGCAGCCCGTTCAAACATGGGTTATTTTCCCTACATACAATATCTTAATTTTTTATTAAATTAATTAGGTTTGCCATTAGTTGTTTTACGGAAATTTGACAAATTGCCATCAATTTATCTCTGTGCTTTTACATATTTAAATATTTTAGGCAACTTAACTTTAATGATTTGAGTCTTTAAACAATAGCGAGATAGTTGTTAATTTTAGAGCGATCGCAGATGATAAGTTAGATTGAGCGATTAAGACGTAATATGCTAGGTCTGTACAGAGATCGGAAAAAATAAAATTAAACTATCTAACATTTTTTGTTGTGCAATAATTAATTCAGCCGATTTAATCTTCAAAATTTGCCTAAATCAGTAAAAATAGACAATAAATTGTTTTATTAAGCACTTAAATAATCCCTAATTCTTGATACTTCCAAAAATAACTGTATATTAGAAAAGAATAATTTTTGCACCAGTAACAAGTGGCTAATAACTTGTGCTAAAGGAGTGAAATGTTGTGCAACTAAATACACAACCGCAATTAATTCGATTTCTTTTGCTGAGTCTAACTGTTTGTTTGCTGATAACTACAATTAATTTTCCTGTTTATCCTAATCTAGCGGTAGAGCGTCCTCCCAACATTTTATTTATTCTGACTGACGATCTTGATACAGCTTCTTTAGAATATATGCCTCAAGTAAAATCTTTACTGATGGATGGAGGTTCTAGTTTTAGTAATTATTTTGTTAATAATTCCCTTTGTTGCCCCTCAAGAGCCACCATACTAAGGGGTCAATATGCCCATAACACTGGTATTTTAACTAATAATAAGGCAGATGGTAGTTTTGTGGTCTTTCACAAACGGAATTTGGAAGAGTCTACCATTGCTACTTGGTTAAAGCGAAAAGGTTATCGTACTGCTTTTATTGGTAAGTATCTCAACCTTTATCCTTATACTTCAAAGATGAACTATGTGCCTCCTGGTTGGGATGAGTGGGATAGCCCAGTTCATGGTAGTGCGTATGTGCAATATGACTATACCGTAAATGAAAATGGCAAATTAGTTCATTATGGTAATCAACCAGAAGATTATGGCACTGATGTCTATACAAATAAAGCCAAACAATTTCTCACTCAAGCAGCTAAAAGCAAGCAACCTTTTTTTCTGTTTCTTTCTTATTATGCGCCACATCAACCAGCAACCCCTGCACCACGTCATCAAGAGCTTTTTTCTGATGCTCAAGTACCACGTACACAAGCTTTTAACGAAACAGATGTTAGTGATAAACCTCAGTATTTGAACGAATTGCCTCTTCTAGATCAAGAACAACAACAAAAGATTGATTATCTCTATCAAAAACGCTTGCGATCGCTCCAGGCGGTAGATGAAGGTTTAGTTACTCTTTACAATACCCTTAAAGCTACTAATCAGCTAGATAATACTTATATCTTTTTTAGTTCAGATAATGGTTTTCATCTCGGTCAACATCGTTTACCACCAGGAAAGGAAACTGCTTATGAAGAAGATATTCACTTACCTTTGTTAGTGAGAGGACCTCATGTTCCTGCTGGGAAAGTTATTGAATCAATAGCTGGCAATGTTGACTTAGCCCCAACTTGGGCAGATTTAGCAGGCGCGCCTATTCCCGATTTTGTTGATGGTCGTTCTTTAGCTTCTTTGTTTGAACTTAAATTAAATTCGACATCGCCTCTTAACTTTTACAGAGGCAAATTGCGGTCGCTTTTTCCTCATGGTTGGCGACAGGTTTTTCTGGTAGAACACTGGGTTAATCCTCACGTCACACCGATCATTCCCCAATATAGTGGTCTTCGTGGTTCTGATTACACCTATATTGAATATGTTAATGGCGAACAAGAACTTTATGATCTTAGACAAGACCCCGAACAATTGCATAATTTGGCTCAACAAACTAATCCGAAACTGCTCGCTCACTATGCCCAACTTTTGCGTCAATTACGAAACTGTCAAGGAAAAGGCTGTCGAGTAGCAGAGTCTAGAAAGTTGATTGATTTTAACTCGTTGACGGGGAAGTATTAACCTACATCTTAAGGAAAAATTTCCTAACTCAATTCAAACTCTTTTGCATAATATAAAATAGTGTTATTGTTGTAACCGCTCATGGGTGAAGCTAAACGACGCAAACAATTCGACCCTTCCTATGGAAAAATTCCACTTTTAACCTCAGAAGGACAAAAAGAAAAACATTTTGCTCAATTATTAGATGAGTTGTTTTCCAAGTTTGATAGCGAAATCAAACAACTAGCCGAAGCAGATTCAATTAATGAAAACCACGATCGCATTAAGGAACAATTGGCAACTTGGTTAAGTAATCGATTAAATCAATATCGTAATAGCGACCGCAGTTTACTAGCTACTTCTTTGGTTTCTTTTTGGGCAGAAATGATCCAGCAAAATCAAACTAGTCCCGTCTTACTCAAATGTATGTCGGAGGTTTTACTGCCATTTTTACCACCAGAACAAATTACTCCTCTGCTTCAGATTATCAAAGACATTGATGCGGAATTGACCAGCACATCAATTTAATACTTAACTGTTGTAGAGACGTAACATGTTACGTCTCTACTGGTAACTGTTTTAAGCAGGAACTTCGATTTGATTTTCTCCTGCCAGATTGAAAGCATCATGAACCACTTTTAAAGCTTTAACTCCTTCTGACTCGGCAACCACACAACTAATCTTGATTTCTGAAGTAGTAATCATTTGAATATTAATTTTTTCTTTGGCTAAGGCTGCAAAGAATTTGGCTGCTACACCTGGTTGTCCGATCATTCCTGCACCGACAATACTAATTTTTGCGATCGCAGGGTCGATAGAAACTTCACCGCAACCAGTTTCCTTAGCTAATTTTTCTAAAAGCCGACCGGCTTCTTCTGCGTCTGCTTGGGTTAGAGTAAAGGCAATATCGCGAGTAGGCAGACCCTGCACGATCCGACAACGTTGAGATTGAATAATCATATCGACACTGATATTTTTCTCAGCAAGTAAACCAAAGATTTTGGCTGCCATACCAGGACGATCCGGAACATGACGAATGGCTAAACGGGCTTGATTTTGGTCTAAAGCTACTCCTCGAACGGCTGGTTGGGGAGTAGGGGAATTGTTTTGAGGTAGAGATAAAGGAGAATTATCAATTTCAAAAGCTTGACACAAAGCAGCCAAAGCGCGATCGCAATCGCTTTCATCAATTACACAACTGACTTTGACTTCTGAAGTAGAAATCATTAATAGATTGATTCCTGCATCGGCTAGGGTTTTGAACATCTTCGCAGCAATACCAGGACGACCGATCATTCCCGCCCCAGAAATAGCGACTTTGGCAATGGTTGAATCTACCATTACTTCGGCTTCGTCGGTTGCCTTTGGTTGAGAACGAAGAGAAGGAGAAATCGCTTCTGCTACAGCTTCGGCTTTAGTTAAGAGTTTTTTAACGACAGTAAAAGCAATATCGTTACTATTGCCTTCGTGGATCGATTGAATGATCAGATCGACATCAACATTCTGACGAGAAATTTCTCCAAACAAGCTAGCAGCTACTCCTGGACGGTCTGGTACTCTAAGTAAAGCTACTTTGGCTTGATCGGTATCTAACTCTACTGCGTCTACTGCTTTGGTCAGTTCTAACCCTTCTAAAGAACGAGGTTGAGGTAAAGGAGAAATAACTCTCGTACCTGGTGCATCACTCCAACTCGATAGTACGACTAAAGGAACGCCGTAATTACGAGCAATTTCCACCGCACGAGGATGCAATACTTTTGCACCCAAACTTGCCAACTCTAACATTTCATCGGCAGTAATTTCATCCATCAATTGCGCTTGAGGAACAAGTCGAGGATCGGTAGTCAGAATACCTGGTACATCAGTATAAATCTCACAGCGATTTGCTTTTAAAGAAGCAGCTAAAGCCACTGCTGAAGTATCCGAACCACCCCTACCCAAAGTAGTAATTTCTAAATCTTGACTCTGACTAATCCCTTGAAATCCTGCCACTACCACAACTTCACCTGCATCGAGATGACGTTGTACCCGTTCGGTTTTAATTTGTAAAATTCTGGCACGACTATGTTCAGCTTCCGTGACAATTCCAACCTGTGCGCCAGTCAGGGAAACGGCTGGTTGTCCTAACTCCTGTAATGCCATACTCAAAAGAGCGATCGAAACTTGTTCCCCAGTCGATAACAACATATCCATTTCACGACGACAGGGATTGGTAGAAATCTCTCTGGCTAAATTAACTAAAGTATCGGTGGTTTTTCCCATTGCCGAGACAACTACCACTAAGCTGTTACCCTTTTGAACAGTTTGATGTACTCGTTGCGCTACCGCTTTAATTCGTTCGACCGAACCGACCGAAGTACCTCCATATTTTTGGACAACTAATGCCATGATCTTTTTCTCCCCGACCTACTGCAAGCATCGCCGATCATATCAAATCTGGAAGTATTTAAGTAATTTTTTATGGTAACTCTAAATTATACTTCTAGATTTAATCCCTCTTTTATGACTATGGGGAAAAATATTGAATTAGCAAGCAACAGAGAACGAATACTCTAAAAATTGACTTTGAGGAAAAGGAGAACCACGAAAGCGATTCATAATGTTGATTAACTTAGAAAAACCAAGTTGAAGATGTTGATTAGGAAATACGGATAGCCAAGGTTGAATAAGAGAGAAAAAGATTAATGGTTGAATAATTAAGCGCAAGTTATTTAAAGAACTTTTCCAACCAGCACCAGAATCCCACGCCTGATGATTAGAGAAAGGAAAAGAAGAAACTGATTTAAGAGTAGAGACTTGAGAATTGGCATCGGGAACAATCGTCTCTAATTGAAAATAATTAGCTTGAAGACTTACTAAAAAATAAGTACTCATAATTAATTCCCACCAGCGTTCTATACCGTGATAATCTGTAACTCGAAAATCTGCCCAACCAAGTTCATTTTTGACTTGTTTAAACGCATATTCAATCCAGTTTCTCAAACTATATTCTGAAGCAATTGTGGTGGCAATTTTGCCTTTTTTATTCGTCATAATAAACCAAGTATCTTTTGGTTCAGGGTTTT includes these proteins:
- a CDS encoding heat shock protein DnaJ domain protein; translation: MSHHLEPYYKVLGLELGASLEEINKAYKTLAFVWHPDRFPQENQELIRSAAEKLKEINHARDLLRSFHRQNPQPYSQPKPQPRTYHQTHQQPKPQSKAYHQTYQQPKSQSKAYNQTQQQSKQSYSYNPRAYSSYSTKKENVRSQSESVNSYYRPYYQDLKGADLSRANLKEKDFSGRNLSGANLQGADLSDSFLHKVNLEEANLQGANLFRANLLKANLKKANLRDTNLIGADFSGADLSGADLTGAKMGSGQKIMVKLTGTILKGTIFPDGSIHP
- a CDS encoding mannose-1-phosphate guanyltransferase, yielding MKAMILAAGKGTRVRPITYTIPKPLIPILQKPVMEFLLELLRQHGFDQIMVNVSHLANEIESYFRDGQRFGVDIGYSFEGRIVDGKLVGEALGSAGGLRKIQDFNTFFDDTFIVLCGDALIDLDLTTAVKWHRAKGAIATIITKSVPKEEVSSYGVVVTDDEGRIKSFQEKPSVEEALSTEINSGIYIFEPEIFNYIPPQQKYDIGGDLFPKLVAMGAPFYAVSMDFEWVDIGKVPDYWQAIRGVLNREIKNVQIPGTEVLPGIYTGLNVAVNWDKVNIQGPVYIGSMTKIEDGATIIGPTMIGPNCWICSGATVDNSVIFEYSRLGTGVRLVDKLVFGRYCVDKTGAAIDVQAAALDWLITDSRQIPPEQELTEHQVIKDLLQKEI
- a CDS encoding chromosome segregation and condensation protein ScpA, which encodes MAITPAHEAIAKIIELAENGEINPWDVPVIDIIDRFLGELGLNDSLDANQVEANLPQSGQAFVWASMLVLLKAETLQLLQEPELEILESLEEEEFALAPTNRRLPLNLEDHLKRRSAAAPVRTRRVTLQELIEQLEHIAAELEAVAVAPNATPRRSSRSRQEAMRAIAQLAHNENLTELAIQLEQFLYRNLPQLFPQQNYIDWEQLVHCWQNSDRPQETNSHENHPTSERAGIFWALLLLSSQSKVELSQQEFYQDLSIRPLNA
- a CDS encoding DNA polymerase III, delta prime subunit: MNPFANLIGQSQAVDLLQRAIQLKRIAPAYLFVGADGIGKSMAAANFAQLLLSLDVPEHKQNLLPKRIQNRNHPDLLWIEPTYLEKGELITNQEALTRGLKRKSPPQIRIEQIRSITEFLSRPPLEAQRLLVVIESAQTIGEGAANALLKTLEEPGKATIVMIAVNPDSLLPTLVSRCQCVPFARLSTSNLQKILQQQGYQEILEHPEILALAQGSPGNAIAAWQQWQAISPELRQQLKKLPNHPLEALNLARAIDRELDTQAQIWLVDYLQYYYWHHQLRPELVKQWEKARQYLLNYVQPRLVWECIFLQLANQN
- a CDS encoding similar to N-acetylglucosamine 6-sulfatase, encoding MQLNTQPQLIRFLLLSLTVCLLITTINFPVYPNLAVERPPNILFILTDDLDTASLEYMPQVKSLLMDGGSSFSNYFVNNSLCCPSRATILRGQYAHNTGILTNNKADGSFVVFHKRNLEESTIATWLKRKGYRTAFIGKYLNLYPYTSKMNYVPPGWDEWDSPVHGSAYVQYDYTVNENGKLVHYGNQPEDYGTDVYTNKAKQFLTQAAKSKQPFFLFLSYYAPHQPATPAPRHQELFSDAQVPRTQAFNETDVSDKPQYLNELPLLDQEQQQKIDYLYQKRLRSLQAVDEGLVTLYNTLKATNQLDNTYIFFSSDNGFHLGQHRLPPGKETAYEEDIHLPLLVRGPHVPAGKVIESIAGNVDLAPTWADLAGAPIPDFVDGRSLASLFELKLNSTSPLNFYRGKLRSLFPHGWRQVFLVEHWVNPHVTPIIPQYSGLRGSDYTYIEYVNGEQELYDLRQDPEQLHNLAQQTNPKLLAHYAQLLRQLRNCQGKGCRVAESRKLIDFNSLTGKY
- a CDS encoding aspartate kinase, coding for MALVVQKYGGTSVGSVERIKAVAQRVHQTVQKGNSLVVVVSAMGKTTDTLVNLAREISTNPCRREMDMLLSTGEQVSIALLSMALQELGQPAVSLTGAQVGIVTEAEHSRARILQIKTERVQRHLDAGEVVVVAGFQGISQSQDLEITTLGRGGSDTSAVALAASLKANRCEIYTDVPGILTTDPRLVPQAQLMDEITADEMLELASLGAKVLHPRAVEIARNYGVPLVVLSSWSDAPGTRVISPLPQPRSLEGLELTKAVDAVELDTDQAKVALLRVPDRPGVAASLFGEISRQNVDVDLIIQSIHEGNSNDIAFTVVKKLLTKAEAVAEAISPSLRSQPKATDEAEVMVDSTIAKVAISGAGMIGRPGIAAKMFKTLADAGINLLMISTSEVKVSCVIDESDCDRALAALCQAFEIDNSPLSLPQNNSPTPQPAVRGVALDQNQARLAIRHVPDRPGMAAKIFGLLAEKNISVDMIIQSQRCRIVQGLPTRDIAFTLTQADAEEAGRLLEKLAKETGCGEVSIDPAIAKISIVGAGMIGQPGVAAKFFAALAKEKINIQMITTSEIKISCVVAESEGVKALKVVHDAFNLAGENQIEVPA